One genomic segment of Deinococcus terrestris includes these proteins:
- a CDS encoding DUF6624 domain-containing protein, which translates to MERPHCRPWLLSRLEADQALRSGPVDAAAWLAFDTESTRVLRAVVTREGWPGRSRVGEEGATAAFLLAQHSPDLAFQREVLARLHAQPPGEADPAHAAFLHDRICIREGRPQRYGTQVGPDGQPFPLEPGDVDARRAGVGLEPLAEYLTGFRR; encoded by the coding sequence GTGGAACGCCCCCACTGCCGTCCCTGGCTCCTCTCGCGGCTGGAAGCAGACCAGGCCCTGCGCTCCGGCCCGGTGGACGCGGCGGCCTGGCTCGCCTTCGACACCGAATCCACCCGCGTGCTGCGGGCGGTGGTGACGCGAGAGGGCTGGCCGGGCCGCTCGCGGGTGGGGGAGGAGGGGGCGACGGCAGCCTTTTTGCTCGCGCAGCATTCGCCCGACCTGGCCTTTCAAAGGGAGGTGCTGGCGCGGCTGCATGCCCAGCCGCCCGGCGAGGCGGACCCGGCGCACGCCGCCTTCCTCCATGACCGCATCTGCATTCGCGAGGGCAGGCCGCAGCGCTACGGAACGCAGGTGGGGCCGGACGGCCAACCCTTTCCGCTGGAGCCGGGGGATGTAGACGCGCGGCGGGCGGGGGTGGGGTTGGAGCCGCTGGCGGAGTATCTGACTGGGTTCCGCCGCTGA
- a CDS encoding asparaginase: MTQQAGQVVFTRGGVPESVHHVHVAVVDAQGWVVASCGDAGLVTFPRSSSKPVQALPLALAVPELPDDELAIACASHAGTPEHLAVAERLLARSGSSVNDLRCGTHPPFNPEAAADLTRRNEKPTPLHHNCSGKHAGMLLACERNGWRREGYAEHGHPLQVRIRELHAELGGVGVDDVRAGTDGCSVPAFALPLDATARIFARLAAPQGELAPALERIFAAMTAHSFLIAGPGRLDTTLMPLVPGLAAKMGAEAFYGMALRDTPRGPLGVAFKIADGGERARPHVALAVLEALGVPVTEEMRALAPATLQNWAGREVGTVEAHVGLTWA, translated from the coding sequence ATGACACAGCAAGCGGGGCAGGTCGTCTTCACGCGCGGGGGCGTTCCCGAGAGCGTTCACCACGTCCATGTCGCCGTCGTGGATGCCCAGGGGTGGGTGGTCGCCTCGTGCGGGGACGCGGGGCTGGTCACCTTTCCCCGGTCGAGTTCCAAGCCGGTGCAGGCGCTGCCCCTCGCACTCGCGGTGCCGGAGCTGCCGGACGACGAACTGGCGATCGCGTGTGCCAGCCACGCCGGAACCCCGGAGCATCTGGCGGTCGCGGAGCGGTTGCTGGCGCGGTCGGGGAGCAGTGTGAACGACCTGCGTTGCGGCACCCATCCCCCCTTTAACCCGGAGGCCGCCGCCGACCTGACCCGCCGGAACGAGAAGCCAACGCCGCTGCACCACAACTGCTCGGGCAAGCACGCGGGGATGCTGCTGGCCTGCGAGCGCAACGGCTGGCGGCGCGAGGGGTACGCGGAGCATGGGCACCCGCTTCAGGTGCGGATTCGGGAACTGCACGCCGAACTCGGCGGGGTGGGGGTGGACGACGTTCGGGCGGGGACGGACGGGTGCAGCGTCCCCGCCTTCGCGTTGCCGCTGGACGCCACCGCGCGAATCTTTGCCCGGCTCGCGGCGCCGCAGGGGGAGCTGGCCCCGGCGCTGGAGCGCATCTTCGCCGCCATGACCGCTCACTCCTTCCTGATTGCCGGACCCGGACGACTGGACACCACGCTGATGCCCCTCGTCCCCGGCCTCGCCGCGAAGATGGGCGCGGAGGCGTTCTACGGCATGGCGCTGCGCGACACCCCGCGCGGGCCGCTGGGCGTGGCCTTCAAGATCGCGGACGGCGGCGAGCGGGCGCGACCCCACGTCGCCCTCGCGGTGCTGGAAGCGCTGGGCGTGCCCGTGACGGAGGAGATGCGGGCGCTCGCCCCGGCCACCTTGCAGAACTGGGCGGGGCGCGAGGTGGGGACGGTAGAGGCGCACGTCGGGCTGACCTGGGCGTAA
- a CDS encoding S9 family peptidase, translating into MTPPRAAKKPLTHVLHGESRPDDYHWLKTQGKADPEVLGYLEAENAHLGAVMAPLRETQETVYRELLSHVQEEDDQPPVPEGDWEYYTRTEEGRAHPLFLRRPRDGGEAQLLLDLNALKEREGHANVWVYVTRPSPDGRYWAYLLDTTGQELWELRVLDTATGEFAETPLTDVSGWTLDWSADGRTLYYATEDATQRPARIWRHTLGQPQTADEELWHEADPTFNAWAHVAENGETLLLGGSANMADEVAVLDIRDPAARSQVLLPRERGVEYRVTDGGDHWLALTNQGDASEFRLVRLPKKDDLTWADAVDVLPHDPQRYLTGMHLFAGHLLVSGREGGFTRLWVLPRTGEGYGPARRVEFPEASYTVRIGANHVFETATARILYASLTRPTEHLDLNLDTLETTLVKATPIPNYAPADYVAEQVWVDAPDGERVPVSLVRRRDTALPAPTLLYGYGSYGASMDPAFSLSRLPLLDRGWVWAVAHIRGGSELGRRWYDAGRLSHKINTFTDFIAAGEGLKAAGIADDLVAMGRSAGGLLMGAVVNLRPDLWKAAFVGVPFVDVLSTMLDDSIPLTTGEYDEWGNPNEPGAYATMREYSPYDNLKPGVYPHLFVSTGLNDPRVAYWEPAKYVARLRDLRQPGSGVLVLKTNLGAGHGGSSSRYDALNEMAEEFAFALAAVEGRLNVGEDEQ; encoded by the coding sequence ATGACCCCGCCCCGCGCCGCCAAGAAGCCCCTCACGCACGTCCTGCACGGCGAATCCCGCCCCGATGACTACCACTGGCTCAAGACCCAGGGCAAGGCCGACCCGGAGGTGCTGGGCTACCTGGAAGCCGAAAACGCGCACCTGGGCGCGGTGATGGCGCCGCTGCGGGAGACGCAGGAGACGGTCTACCGCGAACTCCTCTCCCACGTGCAGGAGGAAGACGACCAGCCTCCCGTCCCCGAGGGCGACTGGGAGTACTACACCCGCACCGAGGAGGGCCGGGCGCACCCCCTGTTCCTGCGCCGCCCGCGTGATGGGGGAGAGGCGCAACTCCTCCTCGACCTCAATGCGCTGAAGGAGCGCGAGGGCCACGCCAACGTCTGGGTGTACGTAACCCGCCCCAGCCCGGACGGAAGGTACTGGGCCTATTTGCTGGACACGACCGGGCAGGAGTTGTGGGAACTGCGGGTGCTGGACACGGCGACGGGCGAATTTGCAGAGACACCCCTGACCGACGTGAGCGGCTGGACCCTGGACTGGAGCGCGGATGGGCGCACCCTCTACTACGCCACCGAGGACGCCACCCAGCGCCCGGCCCGCATCTGGCGGCACACCCTGGGCCAGCCCCAGACCGCCGACGAGGAGCTGTGGCACGAGGCCGACCCCACCTTCAACGCCTGGGCGCACGTGGCCGAGAACGGCGAAACGCTGTTGCTGGGCGGCTCCGCGAACATGGCCGACGAGGTGGCGGTGCTCGACATCCGCGACCCCGCTGCCCGGTCCCAGGTTCTGCTGCCCCGCGAGCGCGGCGTGGAGTACAGAGTCACCGACGGCGGCGACCACTGGCTCGCGCTGACGAACCAGGGGGACGCGTCCGAGTTCCGGCTGGTGCGCCTCCCGAAAAAGGACGATCTGACCTGGGCCGACGCGGTGGATGTGCTGCCCCACGACCCCCAGCGGTACCTCACCGGCATGCACCTGTTCGCCGGGCACCTGCTCGTCTCCGGGCGCGAGGGGGGCTTTACCCGCCTGTGGGTGCTGCCGCGCACCGGGGAGGGCTACGGCCCCGCCCGCCGGGTGGAGTTCCCGGAGGCGAGCTACACCGTCCGCATCGGGGCCAACCACGTCTTTGAGACGGCCACAGCCCGCATCCTCTACGCCAGCCTGACCCGGCCCACCGAGCATCTGGACCTGAACCTGGACACGTTGGAGACGACGCTGGTGAAGGCCACGCCCATCCCGAACTACGCCCCGGCGGACTATGTGGCCGAACAGGTCTGGGTGGACGCCCCGGACGGCGAGCGGGTGCCCGTCAGCCTGGTGCGCCGCCGCGACACGGCGCTCCCCGCGCCCACGCTGCTGTACGGGTACGGCTCCTATGGGGCGTCCATGGACCCGGCCTTCAGCCTCTCGCGCCTGCCGCTGCTCGACCGGGGCTGGGTGTGGGCGGTCGCGCACATCCGGGGCGGCTCGGAGCTGGGGCGGCGCTGGTACGACGCGGGGCGCCTCTCGCACAAGATAAATACCTTCACCGACTTCATCGCGGCGGGCGAGGGCTTGAAGGCGGCGGGCATCGCGGACGACCTCGTGGCGATGGGGCGCAGCGCAGGGGGCCTGCTGATGGGCGCGGTCGTGAACCTGCGGCCCGACCTGTGGAAAGCCGCCTTCGTCGGTGTGCCCTTCGTGGACGTGCTCTCCACCATGCTCGACGACTCCATCCCCCTGACCACGGGCGAATACGACGAGTGGGGCAACCCCAACGAGCCGGGGGCCTACGCCACCATGCGCGAGTACAGCCCTTACGACAACCTGAAGCCGGGCGTGTACCCGCATCTCTTCGTCTCGACGGGCCTGAACGACCCCCGCGTCGCCTACTGGGAGCCCGCCAAGTACGTGGCCCGGTTGCGCGACCTGCGGCAGCCCGGCAGCGGTGTGCTGGTTCTCAAGACCAACCTGGGCGCCGGGCACGGCGGCTCCAGCAGCCGCTACGACGCGCTGAACGAAATGGCCGAGGAGTTCGCCTTCGCCCTCGCGGCGGTGGAGGGACGGCTGAACGTCGGGGAGGACGAGCAATAA
- a CDS encoding serine hydrolase domain-containing protein: MFRRNPLNAARRELEAVLDRDLRPALPLLRAALRRGGVVGAARGGRVAVIGVGGIPRDGVFELASVTKPFTAALAGALVREGRLSWDAPLSRLGGPFRSFPDFVTARALATHTAGLPAHPARAAVTTLTRFQDPYGGMSALAALASARRWASRRGAGRFAYSNLGAGVLALALAHSAGEEVSAAGYGRALAQYVTAPLELPGVGLLPPARGLVTPTATLLGEGITGFGPLAGAGGLFGTAGDLLAFGTAHLAGRLGQDWREVLRPPGLPPHLDGVSPGWFRRGGVWWHDGVARGTRTALAFAPASGTVVTLLVRGGVPLVGLRGVVGAAALALAEPSAINPQAAASGSAR; this comes from the coding sequence ATGTTTCGCCGCAATCCCCTGAACGCTGCCCGGCGCGAGTTGGAGGCGGTGCTGGACCGGGACCTGCGCCCGGCGCTGCCCCTGCTGCGGGCCGCCCTGCGCCGGGGTGGGGTGGTGGGCGCGGCGCGGGGTGGGCGGGTGGCCGTAATCGGCGTGGGCGGTATCCCACGTGACGGCGTGTTCGAGCTGGCGAGCGTGACCAAGCCCTTCACGGCGGCGCTGGCGGGGGCGCTGGTGCGGGAGGGGCGGCTCTCGTGGGACGCGCCCCTGTCGCGGCTGGGCGGCCCCTTCCGGTCCTTTCCCGACTTCGTGACCGCCCGTGCCCTCGCCACCCACACGGCGGGTCTGCCTGCTCACCCCGCGCGGGCAGCGGTGACCACCCTGACCCGCTTTCAGGACCCCTACGGCGGTATGAGTGCCCTGGCAGCCCTGGCGAGTGCCCGGCGCTGGGCAAGTCGGCGGGGGGCGGGCCGCTTCGCCTATTCCAACCTCGGCGCGGGCGTGCTGGCCCTGGCCCTGGCGCACTCGGCGGGTGAGGAGGTCAGCGCGGCGGGCTACGGGCGGGCGCTGGCCCAGTACGTGACCGCACCGCTGGAGTTGCCGGGCGTGGGCCTCCTGCCCCCCGCACGCGGGCTGGTCACCCCCACCGCTACCCTGCTGGGCGAGGGGATCACGGGCTTCGGCCCACTGGCGGGGGCGGGCGGGCTGTTCGGAACGGCGGGGGACCTGCTGGCCTTCGGGACGGCGCATCTGGCTGGGAGGCTGGGCCAGGACTGGCGCGAAGTTCTCCGGCCTCCCGGCCTCCCCCCCCATCTGGACGGCGTCTCACCCGGCTGGTTCCGGCGCGGCGGCGTGTGGTGGCACGACGGGGTGGCGCGGGGCACCCGCACGGCGCTCGCGTTTGCCCCTGCCTCCGGCACCGTGGTCACCCTGCTGGTGCGGGGCGGCGTGCCGCTGGTGGGGCTGCGGGGGGTGGTGGGGGCGGCGGCGCTGGCGTTGGCGGAGCCTTCAGCAATCAACCCTCAGGCGGCAGCATCAGGCTCGGCTCGCTGA
- a CDS encoding DUF6683 family protein, which translates to MKRLVLGVSILLAGSPASAQSDIWWLAPPLELAQPFLLFAPELQPALQELKQQPPTPAPVRWVVPKLAPLTASEDARLSFTPSPERRQKLLNAVVVRWRAVNPTAADDFQQVLRRVDLFKVLADDLGKVGLRVNNVADAYAAYWFNAWETVNGVRTPGSRKQAQAVKVQVARAMLASGELGRATEAQKQEMAEELLIQAVTISAANEAVQGDLDAQIALAEAVDADAQQRGLDLSRMRLTDAGFAFPQ; encoded by the coding sequence ATGAAACGATTGGTGCTTGGCGTCAGCATCCTGCTGGCTGGCTCTCCTGCTTCGGCGCAATCCGACATTTGGTGGCTGGCCCCACCATTGGAGCTTGCCCAGCCCTTTCTCCTGTTCGCTCCCGAACTCCAACCCGCCTTGCAGGAGTTGAAACAACAACCTCCGACCCCTGCGCCGGTCCGCTGGGTGGTGCCCAAGCTGGCCCCCTTGACCGCCTCGGAAGACGCCCGCCTGAGTTTCACTCCCTCCCCTGAACGCCGTCAAAAGCTGCTGAACGCGGTGGTCGTGCGCTGGCGAGCCGTGAATCCCACCGCGGCCGACGACTTCCAGCAGGTGCTGCGCCGGGTGGACCTGTTCAAAGTGCTGGCAGACGACCTTGGGAAGGTCGGCCTCAGGGTGAACAACGTGGCCGACGCCTACGCCGCCTACTGGTTCAACGCCTGGGAAACCGTGAACGGCGTCCGCACTCCGGGGTCCAGAAAGCAGGCCCAGGCGGTGAAAGTGCAGGTGGCGCGGGCCATGCTCGCCTCCGGGGAGCTGGGCAGAGCGACCGAGGCCCAGAAGCAGGAGATGGCCGAAGAACTGCTGATTCAGGCGGTCACCATCAGCGCGGCGAATGAGGCGGTGCAGGGCGACCTCGACGCGCAGATCGCCCTGGCCGAGGCGGTGGACGCGGATGCCCAGCAGCGGGGCCTGGACCTGTCCCGGATGCGCTTGACCGACGCCGGGTTCGCTTTTCCGCAGTGA
- a CDS encoding LPS-assembly protein LptD: MPSKTIGRLFRRTLKRGPLLAGALAAMLAVGEAAARTVRIVQAQSLELRRIDEQEIVIISGGPDGGLVELRVDDDVVRATRVEYNRTRRTLTLVGQATYRTARDGQDLRGENLVVDLGSEELTGEDVLISDGDIEIRGQQVERIPGQLRANGGYFTPCAKCGRTPNDYAFRAERLIVYPGDRLIAYRAQFLIVDVPVLYLPIVVLPLNEPERQPRFSVGTGDPDGLTVLADLPFSIGTNTLGTTLLRYYENREPSIGLGVDLRSTAPLPYVDRVDLYALANPKPFAADGARQPGYDIDLDFSVRGRVPLSLAVRDLDYSLNVRRRDIGRSETDPERDVTTVDFRAAVEYPLFSAQLTYLDRFGPEPKTALFTPLREPELVIDPKPYSQGTFTVDTRLTAGRYTAASNPLSRSATAQGVNITTTRLEEQHAVTYSAQPWTNADFSVSNTFTGRYYGTGARTVNLDISGRLTQRFNETNTLTARASYIRVEGTSPFAFDALPGQRLSAPIGLDLYTVPVKDTTFTVGYSRDLFLPEDQQPATAFGVTVNRKPVNLNFGLRHNFSTGELESTSFNLTLSDPTADQVTVVPARPAQPATETQAAVPARPATVTRSSLWPVPNLTLTATGGYNRATGYQPFTVKATITGDIRSNYFSVSASHDLQTPRLRSLSAEFAGATRTDTVINPVSFSGSETWNLIDNRFSGRYSATWRGEYAASHTHELGVQAPGDERANGTAFFSVGTAAGRATNWQLTYGGPFDVERWGYTRPTLTGSVRATRPGQSLALSATVNTPGLEQPRTEVARADLNADWQFGTRFALSGRAAYSRTRTGTFPDDVATDTLIVDPLRVGIALGDGPRPGAYVTAALRQTFTWRDGERLNPAPLAPVIGLTIDRCCWALQAEIDLSLRRYRLGVSLPGSSSYPLFDYGVGGLNIPLLPGTLNPGNR; encoded by the coding sequence ATGCCGAGTAAGACCATCGGACGGCTCTTTCGCCGCACCCTGAAACGCGGCCCCCTGCTCGCCGGGGCGCTCGCGGCGATGCTCGCGGTGGGTGAAGCGGCAGCCCGCACGGTGCGCATCGTGCAGGCGCAGTCGCTCGAACTGCGGCGCATTGACGAGCAGGAGATCGTGATTATCAGCGGCGGGCCAGACGGTGGGCTGGTCGAGCTGCGGGTGGACGACGACGTGGTGCGGGCGACCCGTGTGGAGTACAACCGCACCCGCCGCACGCTGACGCTGGTGGGGCAGGCGACCTACCGCACCGCCCGCGACGGGCAGGACCTGCGCGGCGAGAACCTCGTGGTGGACCTCGGCTCCGAGGAGCTGACGGGCGAGGACGTGCTGATCAGCGACGGCGACATCGAGATTCGCGGGCAGCAGGTCGAGCGCATTCCGGGGCAGTTGCGGGCCAACGGGGGCTACTTCACCCCCTGCGCGAAGTGCGGGCGCACGCCCAACGACTACGCCTTCCGCGCCGAGCGCCTGATCGTGTACCCCGGCGACCGCCTGATCGCCTACCGTGCCCAGTTTCTGATCGTGGACGTGCCGGTGCTGTACCTCCCCATCGTCGTGCTGCCGCTGAACGAACCCGAGCGCCAGCCGCGCTTCTCGGTGGGAACGGGCGACCCCGATGGCCTGACCGTGCTGGCCGACCTGCCCTTTTCGATCGGCACGAACACCCTGGGCACCACCCTGCTGCGTTACTACGAGAACCGCGAACCTTCCATCGGCCTGGGGGTGGACCTGCGCTCGACGGCTCCGCTGCCCTACGTGGACCGGGTCGACCTCTATGCGCTGGCGAATCCCAAGCCCTTCGCGGCGGACGGCGCCCGGCAGCCCGGCTACGACATCGACCTCGACTTCTCGGTGCGGGGGCGGGTACCGCTCTCGCTGGCGGTGCGCGACCTCGACTACAGCCTGAACGTGCGGCGGCGGGACATCGGGCGCTCCGAGACCGACCCCGAGCGGGACGTGACCACGGTGGATTTCCGGGCGGCGGTGGAGTATCCGCTGTTCTCGGCGCAGCTCACCTACCTCGACCGCTTTGGGCCGGAGCCGAAGACGGCGCTGTTCACGCCCCTGCGTGAGCCCGAACTCGTGATCGACCCCAAGCCGTACTCGCAGGGCACCTTCACGGTGGACACCCGCCTGACCGCCGGGCGCTACACCGCCGCGAGCAACCCGCTGTCGCGCTCGGCGACCGCGCAGGGCGTGAACATCACGACCACCCGGCTGGAGGAGCAGCACGCGGTTACCTACAGCGCCCAGCCGTGGACGAACGCCGACTTCTCGGTGTCCAACACCTTCACCGGGCGCTACTACGGCACCGGGGCGCGGACGGTGAACCTCGACATTTCCGGGCGGCTGACCCAGCGCTTCAACGAGACGAACACCCTGACCGCCCGCGCCAGCTACATCCGGGTGGAGGGGACCAGCCCCTTCGCCTTCGACGCACTGCCGGGCCAGCGCCTCAGTGCTCCCATCGGGCTGGACCTGTACACGGTCCCGGTCAAGGACACCACCTTCACGGTGGGCTACAGCCGCGACCTCTTCCTGCCGGAAGACCAGCAGCCCGCCACGGCCTTCGGGGTGACGGTGAACCGCAAGCCGGTCAACCTGAACTTCGGGTTGCGGCACAATTTCTCCACCGGGGAACTGGAAAGCACGTCCTTTAATCTCACCCTGAGCGACCCCACCGCCGATCAGGTCACGGTGGTGCCCGCCCGCCCCGCGCAGCCTGCCACCGAGACGCAGGCTGCCGTGCCCGCCCGCCCGGCGACGGTGACGCGCAGCAGTCTCTGGCCGGTGCCGAACCTGACCCTCACCGCGACGGGGGGCTACAACCGGGCGACCGGGTACCAGCCCTTCACGGTGAAGGCGACCATCACCGGGGACATCCGCTCCAATTACTTCAGCGTGTCGGCCAGCCACGACCTCCAGACGCCCCGCCTGCGCTCGCTGAGCGCCGAGTTCGCCGGGGCGACCCGCACGGACACGGTGATCAACCCAGTGTCCTTTTCCGGCAGCGAGACGTGGAACCTGATCGACAACCGCTTCTCGGGGCGCTACAGCGCGACGTGGCGCGGCGAGTATGCGGCCTCGCACACCCACGAGCTTGGGGTACAGGCCCCTGGCGACGAGCGGGCCAACGGGACGGCCTTTTTCAGCGTGGGCACAGCGGCGGGCCGGGCGACGAACTGGCAACTGACCTACGGCGGCCCCTTCGACGTGGAGCGCTGGGGCTACACCCGCCCCACCCTGACCGGGAGCGTGCGGGCCACCCGGCCGGGGCAGTCGCTGGCGCTCTCGGCCACCGTGAACACGCCGGGGCTGGAGCAGCCCCGCACCGAGGTCGCGCGGGCCGACCTGAACGCCGACTGGCAATTCGGCACCCGCTTCGCCCTGTCGGGCCGCGCCGCCTACAGCCGCACCCGCACAGGCACTTTCCCCGACGACGTCGCCACCGACACGCTGATCGTGGACCCCCTGCGCGTCGGGATCGCCCTCGGGGACGGGCCGCGCCCCGGCGCCTACGTGACGGCGGCGCTGCGCCAGACCTTTACCTGGCGGGACGGCGAGCGCCTGAACCCCGCGCCCCTCGCGCCTGTGATCGGGCTGACCATCGACCGCTGCTGCTGGGCCTTGCAGGCCGAGATCGACCTGAGCCTGCGCCGTTACCGCCTGGGCGTCAGCCTGCCGGGCAGCTCCAGCTACCCCCTCTTCGACTACGGGGTGGGCGGGTTGAACATTCCGCTGCTGCCGGGGACGCTCAATCCGGGGAACCGGTGA